Below is a genomic region from Leifsonia sp. Root112D2.
GTCGGCGTCGTGGCGGCGATGTGGTGGTGCTACTTCTCCGGAGATGCCGACCGTGCAGACGAGACGATGACGACCGCCGCGACGCGTCGCCGCTCCACACTGGCGCTCACCGCGTTCGGATTCGACCATGTCGTCATGATCTTCGGACTCGTGCTCTTCGCCGCCGGCGTGCGGCTGTCGATCGACGACGTGTTCGCCACTGCGACGCCGCAGGTGGCCTGGCTGCTCGCATCCGGAGTGGGGCTCTATCTGCTCGGCGACGCGCGCTATCGCCAGGAACTCGCGCTCGGCCCGGCGCTCTGGCGGTACGTAGGAGCCGTGGCGTGCGCGTTAACGGGGCTGCTCGCATCCGTCGTGCCGGTCGCCGTGCAGCTGGGCGTGCTGCTCGTGCTCCTCATCCTCGTAGTAAGCATCGGGAATCTCACGAGCCTGCCTGGGCCACCGCGTCGGCGAAGGGCGTGAGCGGATGCTGCGCGTGACTTAAGCGGCGGCGTCCTGTAACGTAGGCAGGTCGGCTCTTGACACCGCGAATTGTCGCGGATGGGTTTGTAAGTCAGGTGGGCCGGTTTCGTGGAAGGCGCGAGTAACGCGCCAGTGACCACGAATAATCACTGTATGTGAACGGTCCCGCGCAATGACTGCCCGGGTTCTTGCAAGTACGCGACACATCCGTCGTGGGTTCTGCCATGCAATCAAACACAACCCAGGAATACAGCTATGGCCAATTTCAAGAAGACACCAGCCAAGTCTGCCGGCGCGAAGGGTGGCCCCAAGTCGGGCAGCCGCAGCCCCGGACACCGCGGATACAAAGCCGCCGAGGCCGGCGCGCCCAAGAAGCAGCGCTGGAACGCCGACGAGCGTGCCGCGCGTGCAACCGGCGGCGCATCCGCTGACCGTCGCCCCAATTGGGAGCCGCGCGGTGCCAGCGAGCGCCCTGCCTATGGCGACCGCCCGAACCGCACCGAACGCCCCGCGTACGGTGACCGCGTCAACCGCAGTGAGCGCCCGTCGTACGGCGACCGCCCGAACCGCGTCAACCGCAGTGAGCGCCCGTCGTACGGCGATCGCCCGAACCGTGGTGAGCGCACTGAGCGTCCGTCGTACGGTGACCGCCCGAACCGCAGCACCGATCGCCCGAGCTATGGCGACCGCCCCAACCGTGGCACGGACCGCCCCAGCTACGGCGACCGCCCCCAGCGTGGCGAGCGCCCCGCGTATGGAGATCGCCCGAACCGCAGCACCGAGCGTCCCTCGTATGGTGACCGTCCAAACCGCACCGAGCGTCCCTCCTACGGCGACCGCCCGAATCGCAGCACCGATCGCCCGAGCTATGGCGACCGTCCGAACCGCAGCAGCGAGCGTCCCAGTTACGGTGATCGCCCCAACCGCACCGAGCGGCCGTCGTACGGGGATCGCCCCAACCGCGGCGACGACCGTGCCCCGCGCCGCGACTTCGGCAGCGACCGCCCGCAGCGCGCTTACGACGACCGCGCCCCGCGTACCGAGCGTTCCTCGTACGGCGATCGCCCGAACCGCAGCAGCGAGCGCCCGTCTTACGGTGACCGTCCGAACCGTGCCGAGCGCCCCGCATACAGCGACCGTGCCCCGCGTCGCGACTTCGGCAACGACCGACCGCGCACCGAGAGCCGCGACTCCAGCTTTTACCCGAACCGCGAGGACAAGCCCCGCTTCACGCCGACCGATGACGTGGTGCTCGAGCGCCTCGAGGCCGACGCGATCGAGGCATCCGATGTCGTCGGTGTGAGCTTCGCCGACCTCGGTCTTGGCGGCAACATTGTGCGCGAGCTCGCCGTTCTCGGTGCGGCCAGCCCGTTCCCGATCCAGGCCGCGACCATCCCCGATGTGCTCGCCGGCAAGGACGTGCTCGGCCGCGGCAAGACCGGTTCCGGCAAGACCATCGCCTTCGGTGCCCCGCTTGTGGAGCGGCTCATGGAGAACAACGGCGGCAAGAACCGCCGCCCGGGCCGCCTGCCGCGCGCCCTCATCCTGGCCCCGACCCGTGAGCTCGCCCTGCAGATCGACCGCACGGTGCAGCCCATCGCCCGCGCCGTCGGCCTCTTCACCACGCAGATCTACGGTGGCGTTCCGCAGCACCGCCAGGTGGGCGCGCTGCAGCGCGGCGTCGACATCGTGATTGGCACCCCCGGTCGCATCGAGGACCTCATCGAACAGGGTCGTCTCGACCTCAGCGAGGTCACCATCACGGTGCTCGACGAGGCCGACCACATGTGCGACCTGGGCTTTCTCGAGCCGGTGCAGCGCATCCTGCGTCACACCGCAGAGGGCGGCCAGAAGCTGCTGTTTTCTGCGACCCTCGACAAGGGTGTTGCCCAGCTCGTCAACGAGTTTTTGCCGAACCCGAGTGTGCATGAGGTCGCCGGTGAAGACCAGGCCTCTTCGACCATCGACCACCACGTGCTGGTCGTGGAGCACCGCGACAAGTCGCGTATCATCGAGCAGCTCGTTGACCGCGGCGGCAAGACGCTGATCTTCTCGCGCACCCGGGCCTATGCCGAGCAACTCGCCGACCAGCTGGAAGACGCCGGCGTGCGTTCCACCAGCCTGCACGGTGACCTCAACCAGTCGCGCCGCACGCGCAACCTGGCACTGCTCACCAGCGGTCGGGTCAATGTACTGGTGGCGACGGATGTTGCCGCCCGCGGCATCCACGTCGACGACATCGACCTGGTGATTCAGGCGGATGCCCCGGATGAGTACAAGACGTACCTGCACCGCGCCGGCCGCACCGGCCGCGCCGGCAAGCAAGGCACCGTCGTCACGCTCATTCCGAAGCAGCGTCGCCGTCGTATGGACGATATGCTCGGCCGCGCCGAGATCGAGGCTGCCTACGCCAACGCGATCCCCGGCGACCAGATTCTGACGGATCTGGCCTCGGTCGGCGAGGCAACGCACGACGAGGCCTAAGCCTCAGCACGACAGATGCGGGCGCTCACCTGAAGGTGGGCGCCCGTTTTCGTGGGCGAACTCCTCCTGAGGTCGGTATCCCCTGCCCCCCTGCGCATAACTCATGCAGAATTTCTCGGGGCCGTACGACTTCCGCGTCTTTTCGCGGGTCGCCATTCTGTGCCGACCACATTGCATGAGTTATGCGCAGGCGGCCAGGCGCAAATGACAGGGCGCAGGCGGCGGGACGAAACGAGAGGGCGCAGGCGGCAGGGCGCCGGCCGAAGCTGGGCAGAGCGCGGGTGGGAGTTCTGGCGGATGAGTCAGCCGCTGAGAGGACGTGAATCGACCTTCAAGCGCACGGCGAAGGTCGATTCACGTCGTCTCAGCGCCCGAAGTAGGTTGCGGACGCTAGCCGGCGGTCGGGGCGGCCGGGGCCGCTGCTGCGGCCTCGAGGGCGTCGAGTGCTGCGGCGAGCTTCGCGAGCTCGTCGGCGCTGAGACCGGCGAGCAGCTCGCCCACGAGCACCGCGCGCTGGGACCGGGCGCGTTGCACAGCCTCGGCACCGGCATCCGTCGCCTCGATAAAGAAGGAGCGGCCGTCGGCGGGGTCGGCCTGGCGGGCGACGAGCCCACGGGTCTCGAGTTCGGCGATAGCCCTGGTCGCCGACGGGGCGGCGACGATCTCGATGCGGGCGAGGTCGCCGGGCCGCAGCGGCCCCTTGCGCACGATGGTCGAGAGCGCGGAAAGCAGCCCCTGGCTCAGTCCGTCGCCGGCGGGTCGGATGCGGCGATTGATGCGCCCCACGGCGACGGCGAGCCGGCCCGCGACCTCCGTGCTGTCGAGAGGCGCCATCGCCCGGCCGGAATCAGCAGTTGACACTACACTCGACTCTCGCTTGAAACCTTCACCGTTTCGATTGAGTCTTCCATATGCATGTACTTCTTGCCGCGGCTGAACGAGGCGATTGCGCCGATGATCGACATGATCGCCGCAGCGATGAACACCACAGTCAAGCCATCGTGGAAAGGTTGCGAGATCAGTTGCGGGAAAAATTCCTTGCCCGTGAGGGTCGCGATGTCTGCGTTGGACATGTGCTTCAGGACACCGGTTGGCTCGAGCAGGCTCTGAATCGGGTTGTAGCCGAGGAACGCCGCGAAGACGCTGCCGACCGGCGGCAACTGACCGATCTGGTGCGCGATGGCCTGCGGAACGCCGTGCGCGGCGAGCCCCTTGGTGAGCGTGGCCGGCAGCGACGTCGAGAGCCCTGCGATCAGCAGCGAGAAGAAGATGCCGATCGAGAGTGAGGTGCCGGCGTTCTGCACGGTGCCAGCCATGCCCGACGCGGATCCGCGCTCGCGGGCGGGGACGCTGTTCATGATCGCGGTGCGGTTGGGAGCGCCGAACATGCCGGATCCGATGCCGCTGAGGAAGGTGATCACTGCGAACCATCCGTAGTCGAAGTTCACCGGGATGACCAGCAGCAGCACGAAGGTGGCGGCTACCAGCACAAGGCCGGCCGTGGCAAAGAAGCGTGCGCCGAAGCGGTCGGAGAGCGTGCCGGAGAGCGGCCCGGCGAACAGGAATCCGATGGTGATGGGCAGCATGTAGATGCCGGCCCAGAGCGGCGTGTCCGCATAGGAGAAACCGTGCAGCGGCAACCAGATGCCCTGCAGCCAGATGATCAGCATGAACTGTAGACCGCCACGACCGACGGATGCGAGCAGCCCGGCCAGGTTCGCCATCGCGAAGGCACGGATCTTGAACAGGCGCATGTTGAACATCGGCGACTTCGTGTGCAACTCCACGAAGACGAAGACCACCAACAGCGCCGCGCCCCCGATGATGCTGCCGAATACCCACGGGTTCGCCCACCCGGTGGCACTGTCTCCGTATGGCTGAATGCCGTAGGTGATGCCGGTGAGCATCGCCGCGAGGCCGGCCGCGAAGAGCACATTGCCCGGCCAGTCCAGCTTGCCGGGGTTGCGGCTGCCCACCTCGTGCAGCGACTTGTATGACCAGATCGTTCCGATGATGCCGACGGGAACGCTCACGAAGAAGACGGCGCGCCAGTCGATGACCGCGAGCAGGCCGCCCACGATCAGCCCGATGAAGCTGCCCGCGATAGCGGCGACCTGGTTGATGCCGAGTGCCATGCCGCGTCGGTTGGATGGGAAGGCATCCGTCAGAATCGCGGTGGAGTTGGCGAACAGCATGGCGCCGCCGACGCCCTGCACGAAGCGCCAGGCGATGAGCCACATGGCCCCGGCGCCCGCCTGCATCGGATCGAGCGCGAGCGCGATGGAGCCGACGGTGAAGACGACGAAGCCGAGGTTGTAGATTTTCACGCGGCCGTACATATCACCGAGACGCCCGAATGTCAC
It encodes:
- a CDS encoding MFS transporter codes for the protein MARRPALFTHDHPHYKWVALSNTTLGMLMATINASIVIISLPAIFKGIKLNPLEPGNVSYLLWMLMGYMLVTAVLVVTFGRLGDMYGRVKIYNLGFVVFTVGSIALALDPMQAGAGAMWLIAWRFVQGVGGAMLFANSTAILTDAFPSNRRGMALGINQVAAIAGSFIGLIVGGLLAVIDWRAVFFVSVPVGIIGTIWSYKSLHEVGSRNPGKLDWPGNVLFAAGLAAMLTGITYGIQPYGDSATGWANPWVFGSIIGGAALLVVFVFVELHTKSPMFNMRLFKIRAFAMANLAGLLASVGRGGLQFMLIIWLQGIWLPLHGFSYADTPLWAGIYMLPITIGFLFAGPLSGTLSDRFGARFFATAGLVLVAATFVLLLVIPVNFDYGWFAVITFLSGIGSGMFGAPNRTAIMNSVPARERGSASGMAGTVQNAGTSLSIGIFFSLLIAGLSTSLPATLTKGLAAHGVPQAIAHQIGQLPPVGSVFAAFLGYNPIQSLLEPTGVLKHMSNADIATLTGKEFFPQLISQPFHDGLTVVFIAAAIMSIIGAIASFSRGKKYMHMEDSIETVKVSSESRV
- a CDS encoding MarR family transcriptional regulator — encoded protein: MSTADSGRAMAPLDSTEVAGRLAVAVGRINRRIRPAGDGLSQGLLSALSTIVRKGPLRPGDLARIEIVAAPSATRAIAELETRGLVARQADPADGRSFFIEATDAGAEAVQRARSQRAVLVGELLAGLSADELAKLAAALDALEAAAAAPAAPTAG
- a CDS encoding DEAD/DEAH box helicase, producing the protein MANFKKTPAKSAGAKGGPKSGSRSPGHRGYKAAEAGAPKKQRWNADERAARATGGASADRRPNWEPRGASERPAYGDRPNRTERPAYGDRVNRSERPSYGDRPNRVNRSERPSYGDRPNRGERTERPSYGDRPNRSTDRPSYGDRPNRGTDRPSYGDRPQRGERPAYGDRPNRSTERPSYGDRPNRTERPSYGDRPNRSTDRPSYGDRPNRSSERPSYGDRPNRTERPSYGDRPNRGDDRAPRRDFGSDRPQRAYDDRAPRTERSSYGDRPNRSSERPSYGDRPNRAERPAYSDRAPRRDFGNDRPRTESRDSSFYPNREDKPRFTPTDDVVLERLEADAIEASDVVGVSFADLGLGGNIVRELAVLGAASPFPIQAATIPDVLAGKDVLGRGKTGSGKTIAFGAPLVERLMENNGGKNRRPGRLPRALILAPTRELALQIDRTVQPIARAVGLFTTQIYGGVPQHRQVGALQRGVDIVIGTPGRIEDLIEQGRLDLSEVTITVLDEADHMCDLGFLEPVQRILRHTAEGGQKLLFSATLDKGVAQLVNEFLPNPSVHEVAGEDQASSTIDHHVLVVEHRDKSRIIEQLVDRGGKTLIFSRTRAYAEQLADQLEDAGVRSTSLHGDLNQSRRTRNLALLTSGRVNVLVATDVAARGIHVDDIDLVIQADAPDEYKTYLHRAGRTGRAGKQGTVVTLIPKQRRRRMDDMLGRAEIEAAYANAIPGDQILTDLASVGEATHDEA